Within Ipomoea triloba cultivar NCNSP0323 chromosome 9, ASM357664v1, the genomic segment GTGATTTTACCCTTAGACGGCCCGATTAGCGCTCCAATCGGGCCAATTTGGTGCCTGAATCGGTCAACTAGGCGCTTTAGTCGGCCAATTAGGCGCTCGAGTAGGGCTATATATTCAGTGCCCAACTCGtctaaggccctgtttggtaaatggctattagctgattgtgttggctgtttgggttagaaagtatgatttgttgataacattagctgattgtagaaagttgttttatagattagctgttatatgatagctgtttggtataatttcttttatcaaaaaagctaattgaaaaagctgctttgagtagtcttttgaattttagcattttggagttacaaaaagcttattaaccaaacaactaatagtagtcaaataagcaaaaattgactgataggctgattatttaccaaacagggcttaagtgtttttttttttttgttggtgtgTTGTTTTTCTTAGTATTATTACTCAACaacctaggcgctaggtgctcCTGGACGCCCTAGTAGCACCTTCAACAACAATCATATCATTCATGCTTCTTCAAGCTAGCGTACATTCTCCGATCCCTAGCTAGCTGATCAGTTGATTGTGTTTATTTATGGGCGCAGGTATGCAGTTGTTACAGGAGGAAACAAGGGGATTGGGTTTGAAATTTGCAGGCAGTTAGCTTGTGATGGAGTCACGGTGATTTTGACTGCAAGAAACGAACAAAAGGGGGCTGAAGCTGTGGAGAAACTCAGAGGTCTTGGGCTATCTGATAATGTGCTCTTTCACCGCCTCGATGTTACTGATGCCTCCACTATCTCTTCCCTTGTTAATTTCGTGAACACCAACTTTGGGAGACTTGATATTTTGGTGAGTGTACCCAAGAATTTTCACTTTGgcttattttcaaattagtaCTAACTTGGACTAAGAGTGTAAGTTCTAGGAACTAATAAGTATGAAATTTGACTTGGTGCACAAGTCACAAAAGCAGTCTTTCAGTCAGTTCTTATTGTTCAGTGTTCACTCAGCATGAAAGGGAGTATGACCCGCTAGAGTGGAGACTTTAGGTTAGGTGATCTACCACTTAAGCTACCTCCCGCGGGACAGTTTTACCATATTTTTGGAGCACAAAATAAGGAGGCTTGACTATCTCGTGAAACTTAAGTCTatttagaaatttgaaaaatgaatttcagaagtcatttttcaaattttttcccGAATTTgggtattcaaagaaaataaagtcaaagaaaaatattcatttcagtcaataaaaatgataaaatttgaccaaaaaatgtcttcttaaatttttaatcataatacagtttttaaattcattattttcCCGTCTCGCTTCTCTCTCACCACCACCTGGCCTCCACCATGCACCACCACCCCTTCAATGGATTTTATGGAAAGATTCAGTTGATAGTGTTAACCATTGTGTTATTCTTAGAAGGGAGTATGCAGAGTAGTTTAGTCCTTGCTAAGCGATCTGTGAATTAGACAACCCATTTATTAGATTTCTATATCTGGTTGTTAGGAGTGGTTCTCTAACCCTATCCATCATTTGTAATGCGGTATCCTAGGATTTGAATTAATATAGATCTctgtttttccaaaaaaaaaaaaaaagaaaaaaaaaaaaagctttgatTTGTGCTTGGGTGTCCCCTCCTTTCgcataaaagaaaataaaccacATAGTTTAATATTATCCATATTGGGAACATTAACCAAAATTGGCTTGATGTAGGCCTTTAAATTTacttttatcttattttattggTTTAGGTGAATAATGCTGGAATTATTGGACTTGTTGCGAATGAAAGCGCTCTAAGAGCTTCATTGGTACGTTTCTATACATTCATCTGGTGGAGTATGCTTGCTAAGACAAcatatagcatatatatatatgcatcctttttctttatttcataTGCGCCATTGAAGAAAGCATTGGTTGTTGAATTAGTATAAACTATTTTGTGGTTAAATTGGACATTAATAGAGATGAAATTACCAAGTATCTTAACATAGGACTCAATTGGATAAAATCATCAAGTGGATGATTtaattaagaacaaaaaaaaactattaggactaaatcgagaaaagtCACTATAATCAATgattaaattgagtattaactcacaaaaaaaaaattatattaagaggtaagaattttgaagttcataCTTACGTTTATACAATATTTAGTAGATATTCGCTTCATGTTATTTGTTTAGAGATTTCACATTATTTAAAGAAATGTTAAATGCCATTATATGGATTGATTTTCTGAAATGTGAGATTTTAAGAATGATTTTGTAGTTGATTTTTTGTTATATTcattgttttaattaataatttaataaaaatataataatttcaaccaaataaatCTATTTTAGATTGTGAATTCAAGTGTTCATGCAAAAGGTGAAGCCTGAAGAATGAAGACCTACCACTAAATGTAgttgcaaaataaataaataaaaattaaataaataaataaaaaatgtgaagTCATATTTTACAAGCTTAATTAAATGGATGCAGGGACGTCTACTCAATTTGATGGGTGCTGTTTCTCAGAATTATGAGTTGAGTGCTGAATGTATTGAGATAAATTACTATGGCTCAAAGAGAATGACTGAGGCATTTTTACCCCTCCTCCAACAATCTAAATCTCCAAGAATAGTAAATGTCACCTCTGGTTGGTCAAAATTGGAGGTacctctattttattttattttattttagtttagtttagtttacATTTAATTGACAAAAAGTGAGTAAGTGACACAATTTTAatagtgaaaaataaaattaagtcaATTTTAAATTCCATTACCAACAATAACTAATTCACTCTTTTTAATATGAGGAAAATTTGCgcattttaaactaaaaaatttgGTTGATTTAAAGCAAttgaaagaacaaaaaaaaagggaaaatcgcacttttggtcccccaATTGTTGCCCGATCTGCAATGTTGTCCCCTATTGtaattttagttaattgggTCCCTAATAGTTTTAAACCTTAGTCAATGTAGTTCTCCGGTCAGATTTCTCACTAACTAGTGTTAAAACCATGGGCAATTTAGTAATTTCACCATTACACACACCTTAGCTCAACCCTTGCCTTTCACTGCCAATCCGCCATTTCCGTTCATCTACTGGTACGAAGACGGCGATTCCATCGAAGAACGGGGATTCGATATCTCTGCAACCAAATACTCCCCAATCGATTCCATCGGCAAAACACGACTCCCATTTTCTGAGATGGAAGCTTAAGATACGTCGTACCCAAACATCACATGAACTCCACTCATAACAAAGGAGAGCGTCGGGATTATGAATGACTTCCTCTACAAAATCCAACAGCCAATCACCTTCTTCTCCGACGCAGTTTGTTCTATACCAGTCCTTGCCATCAGAATCCCAACAACCCCAATACATCATTTTTTTACCACCTTACCCTCGCCCTCATCCCATCTTCGACCAGAGCTGCCAGAACTTCCTCCTCTGCGTCTCAATTATCATTCTCCTCGTCGTCGCTGTGTTCTTCCTCTGGCCTTCCGGCCTTGATGTCTCTGTCGCCCGCCTCAAGCTCAAAGGCTTCAAAGTTCACTTGATTCCACTTTTGACTCCCCCAAAGTCCCAAACTTTTCCATTCTGAATTCTCCTCCAACCTTCCAAAACCgcctctctcctctcttctccTCTTAACATTTTACAAGCTCTGCCATCTATGGCGGTCAGAATTTCCATTGAGGCCACCTCTCGAACCGCCTACAACTGCCAGTTCTCATTAGTCCGCCCCGCTACTCACCTGCACTCCACCTTTGGTCGGCTCAGGACAAGACTAATTAAACAATTAGAGCAATGATGAATGTTTAGGCCACCTACAGTCTTTCCTAGAAAGAGCGCAGGACAAGACACTGCACACATGAATAACTTTGACTGACGTTCTCCATGCAGCAGTAGCAACGCGACTCCACCCTCTGTTCCGGCAAGCAACGCAGCAGCTATGGTGGAGCTACCTCTCGTCTCTGGTTTTCCCTGTTTCTCCGGTGTAGCGTGGCGGCAGCTCGAGCGGTTGTCTCTGTCGGGTGAGTCAGAACTGTGAAAGTCTCCCCTGTTCTTCGCGGCGGCAATGGAGGATTCCGAAGGCAGCTTTGAGACCTCCTTTGACATTTTGCCGTTCGTGAAGCAGCCCTCCGGCGAGTGGATTTTAATTTCCCGATGCACTGTTCTTCTGAACAGATCTAGTTGCTGCGAGTGAAGCTACGGGTAAAATTGGTTAGAAGAACAGTGGTTGCTTCCCAGGCAACCCCTCCGGCCAACTGAGAGGGCAGATGTAGTTGCCTTCCGGCTTACATGTGTAACTCTGAACAAAATAAATTAGGGTAAAATTGGGTGGAGTTGTGAAATTACCCAATTGCCCATGGTTTTAACACTAGTTAGTGAGAAATCTAACCGGAGGACTACATTGACTAAGGTTTAAGACTATTAGGGAcccaattaactaaaattgacaatgggGGACAACATTGCAGATCGGGTAACatttgagggaccaaaagtgcgattttcccaaaaaaaaaaaaatcaaattgttAGTTAACTGGAtgatagaaatagaaatataatgtCACCATAGTtgaaatcttttttcttttggtcaGACCACGATGTGTTTTGAGCAGACCCTAACTATATGAGACACTTTTAAACCCGTACCATGCTCAGATTAATCCTCGTTTACATCGATCGGCTTggccaattaaggggcaaagtgctagccagattgattttttcatagTAGAAGGGATCCAAACTCCCGACGATGAGAGTGCACGGTCACTCACGCCAATCAAGCTGGTTACAATAGCTGAAATCTTTAGTTATGGAcaaacttttgatttttttttcagaatataCGTAATAAGTGGGCCAAAGGAGTATTGAACAACGTGGAAAGTCCAGCTGAAAAGGTGGATGAAGTGGTGAATAAATTCCTAGAGGATTTCAAAAATGGTTCCTTAAAAGAAAATGGATGGCCTGCACACATGTCAGCCTATTTTGTCTCAAAGGCAGCCATGAATGCTTATGCAAGAATCACAGCACACAAGTACCCTTCCTTGCAGGTCAATTGTGTGAACCCTGGCAATGCTAAGACAGACCTAAATTACAACACCGGAAAGATTACGGCAAAAGAAGGAGCTCAGAATATTGTGAGAGTGGCTTTGCAACCTGAAGATGGACCTTCCGGCGTATTCTTTGATTGCAAAAAAATTGTAGCATTTTAATAAGACTTGGTTTCTcaattattgtgttttttttttaattttaaagttttaataaatatcaataaaaCGAAGAGAAACCATCATAATATGGCtaatttatgtatgtatttctACATTTATGGCATTACTAGCACATATTTGTGTGGAATGTATGCAGAAATGGTTATCCAATTTAAGGGTTTGTTTCGCAACCCGAAAAATGTTTTTctggaaatattttaattttttagtgtttgacTAAAGGTTAGAAAACTATTTTTTCTATTTAgctaaaaagttaaaaaaaattgtatttttttttgtttggttcatttttttgaaaatgaatatattatttgttataacaacaacaactactactactaataataataataataataataataagtgagGGGgtggtgataataataatatggaaaCTAGCATAAATAGAGACGAGAGAGAAAAGAgatacaagaaaataaagaatttaaaaaatgtctCTCGACTAAAAATTTAGGCAAACATTTTTCACCAAAATATTATGCCTTTTTTCATTgaccaaaataaatatatttctttgaatctattttctttgaatatcTAAACATGAAaaaatcttaaaaaataaatatcgaAAGTCATTTATTTAGGTTTCTAAACAAACCCCAAGTGTCTAAcgttaaaataaattaaataaataatatgaataattttatttaactatatttgtattaaaaatttgaactgtccgttttcaaaaaaaaaataaaattgaactgTCCTATACAGTATACACAATGGTATCCCAAACTATTGTTTAAGGATTTTGTTTAAAAGTAGCTGCATTAATttcttggcaaattataccatgaaccaaggTTCACATTATATTACGTACTAGTTTAAAACAACAATCATATTATTTGTCATCAGTTAACCTATTATATACATTTAGTTAATAACTTATGTACTGATAGCGTAAATTGTCCCGGGATTACGGTTACGCTACGAATACATATGTTGCAAGTGGATGGAGAAAAGGGGCGCTCGGCGAGTCAGTCGGTCGATCGGTCCACGGGCGACGACTGAGCGGTCCGAGGTTACGAGTTGTAATGACGAACGGTAGTCTGTTGAGTGGATTGCAATATTAAGTGGATCACGCGAAGTGAACGTTACATGTGCTCTAACTATTACAAACGACTGGTAGTGTTGTGAGGTACTTGTGAGTGGTGAATGTAGAATTCAATCTGAGATGGATCCCCCAGTGAAGGAAGGAGAccccctatttatactagttGAAGGCGGTCTTGAGCATTTAATGAGCTGCTGCAGGTGGCTTGACGTGGCGCCTTCCCATTGGCTCGGTCAGACGGTCGATCTATAGCTACGTGTAGACCAGCTGCTCGAGGTATCAGCATCGCCATCTCTACAAGTTGTCAGGCCCCGCACTGCGGATCAAGTGGATTCTGATGTTACTTGTAGTGTAAGTTAAGATTTCGGCTTGCAGGTTGCGTCACTTTGTTGACCGACCGGTCATCCTTCGGTAGGTCGGTCGGGTGTGTTTCTGTCAGAGCGACTCCAAGGGTGATCCGAGAGCATTTTGTCACGAGGCCTATCGGTACAAGCAAACCTGttgatcacaagtgatttattccAGTCGGGTTGATGACTATGACGGACCGGTCGGGTAACTTCTTGAAGGACCGGCTATACGATCAGTCTTTTGTGCGTagtatttacccatcacgagtcccccacttcttgaatccacGAGAATCGTTGGGTTCGAGAAGTGAATTTGTTCTTGCAATTTCTTCCAATCGTCATGTTGCGGGTTGCGCTTCGTTCGGTCGGTCTTTAGGCATCCAGGCACTTTTTGGTAACTTCCAAATTTTTGCAAGTTGCAAGGTGGGACAGGTGGCGCGAATCTGGGCCTCCACGTGAACGAGCCGTCCCTTCAACTTCTAGGCCCATTTCTTTTCCTATAAATATCCTTTGgtgaaagttcattttttctCTTCTCCCTTTGGCTAACCTGCAACCTCTGGAATTTGCTAATCACTTTGCAAGGTAAAATTTCTTTCCTTtcccctctctttttttttttttttttgctttccttttttcttttgaccGACCGAAACCCTAGCCTTGAAGAAAAAAGTCTGTTCATCTTCTTTGCCACTCTACGTGTCCGACGATCTGCTGCTACACTTACACCATGTACGTCCATTTGTTTTTTCCTATTGCCTTCTTTCTTCACTACTGAAagtaatgtacatttttttttaaaactatatgGCCGATCGGCCAAAATTGTTTTTGGCCGACCGGccaaaatcaatatattattattat encodes:
- the LOC116030403 gene encoding (+)-neomenthol dehydrogenase-like; protein product: MAGAINPTDASKRYAVVTGGNKGIGFEICRQLACDGVTVILTARNEQKGAEAVEKLRGLGLSDNVLFHRLDVTDASTISSLVNFVNTNFGRLDILVNNAGIIGLVANESALRASLGRLLNLMGAVSQNYELSAECIEINYYGSKRMTEAFLPLLQQSKSPRIVNVTSGWSKLENIRNKWAKGVLNNVESPAEKVDEVVNKFLEDFKNGSLKENGWPAHMSAYFVSKAAMNAYARITAHKYPSLQVNCVNPGNAKTDLNYNTGKITAKEGAQNIVRVALQPEDGPSGVFFDCKKIVAF